One part of the Microbacterium aurugineum genome encodes these proteins:
- a CDS encoding SDR family oxidoreductase: MHITDFSLDHFSLRGKRAIVTGGNTGLGQAFTLALAEAGADVFVPTLFDDGGETAALLARTAAGYREQRVDITEEGAPARVLDACVDALGGVDILVNSAGISRIADVTEFGRELWDPMVAVNLTAAFEMSHETAKLMIPQGSGKIINIASLFAFLGGLGSPAYAATKHGIAGLTKAYADELGSHGIQVNAIAPGYFNTPITEESRSDPAANQRIVDHTPAGRWGDVADLMGATVFLASRASDFVNGHVLSVDGGYLVR, encoded by the coding sequence GTGCACATCACTGATTTCTCCCTCGATCACTTCTCCCTGCGGGGCAAGCGTGCGATCGTCACGGGAGGCAACACCGGCCTCGGCCAGGCGTTCACGCTCGCGCTCGCCGAGGCGGGAGCCGACGTCTTCGTCCCGACGCTGTTCGACGACGGCGGCGAGACCGCTGCGCTCCTCGCGCGGACCGCTGCCGGCTATCGTGAGCAGCGCGTCGACATCACCGAGGAGGGCGCGCCGGCACGAGTTCTCGATGCCTGCGTCGACGCGCTCGGCGGTGTCGATATCCTGGTCAACTCCGCCGGAATCAGCCGTATCGCCGACGTCACCGAGTTCGGACGCGAACTGTGGGATCCGATGGTCGCCGTCAACCTCACGGCCGCTTTCGAGATGTCGCACGAGACGGCGAAGCTCATGATCCCGCAGGGCTCGGGCAAGATCATCAACATCGCCTCGCTTTTCGCCTTCCTCGGCGGTCTGGGCTCTCCGGCCTACGCGGCGACCAAGCACGGCATCGCCGGTCTGACCAAGGCCTACGCCGACGAGCTCGGAAGCCACGGCATCCAGGTCAATGCGATCGCTCCCGGCTACTTCAACACACCGATCACCGAGGAGTCCCGCTCCGACCCCGCGGCAAACCAGCGCATCGTCGATCACACACCCGCGGGGAGGTGGGGGGACGTCGCCGACCTGATGGGCGCGACCGTCTTCCTCGCCAGCCGCGCTTCCGACTTCGTCAACGGGCACGTGCTGTCCGTCGACGGCGGCTACCTGGTCCGCTGA